In Bombus affinis isolate iyBomAffi1 chromosome 8, iyBomAffi1.2, whole genome shotgun sequence, the following proteins share a genomic window:
- the LOC126919719 gene encoding rab3 GTPase-activating protein non-catalytic subunit isoform X1, with amino-acid sequence MSCQIKGIANLTNTSNIKELLFGDSTRRHDIPQDELPLQDCFISLSSTGDVLAMANNTKMIILISRWDSLEPDEAKNKFHMIWYGEVAKKDDEWITSVICLPLLSLGKASSGTNPDWTCIIVGFNTGFIKFYTETGALLFGEQLHNEPVVGLKCQSFRSPKHVGDIGLAEEVHVTYNSVVCVLQGFPLFSTLRACRNYLARVQANCDDLPPITNLSYKKWGYKSQDIVNDSEVIGTTSVNSFDHLMTASICGGYNASYRSSAPQHNLVLVTGKRPFVGFHYALEGGSAPVLSDVAIAMASKLANAIGTAVPWLPLNWGNSKHQASLEASKTSTHEPVEPMTCRFGLSDVMREGYSIISSPNKALSVILDTMGRVLLVDNRYCIATRMWKGYRDAQCGWIEVEEEKHSGMHKTFTKFKQTPQLRSAFFLVIYAPKKGVIDIWSTQQGPKITTFTASKHGRLLYINYGLLGVNDNVHLSKNKPQYSCVFMDPLGGLKEITVPFHFALNSKNGKRARDIHILKKLKTFLREEDFEHEKLISEIESVCSDLKSNEIKVQTLEMLMSNKNIIPDALLAATNCFIKKLDEYEKEEMEPTTKTLYLLTTQLQQIINFYKHIKSQFDTPEYNVSIDDNNTSLPLTLLTTEKEMHRIFELFKKVNSYTYSDSSTECRVKFKEDGRIFLDFLSCFEFGTSGFIDIKKDIKPEKEHQISQLMYKGCVYSYDRIETWKEVAKSSNIQPFVFMKFALIYWLNKKRDVSLELELKQFTQLLNAICSIASVKEICAEYNEISLWWKKVRNILLDSTNPFNALTAALMCRAVAMSVEKYREKCNNKTEDNNVQGEKGIKNENNVKEIKQDQDSVNNLKSDDEAYNLTNEWEDITKDTCQFTLLIGNLEDIAILDAIVSQEPPSDTTTQFFALPFVKFDISLGSVLSKGKGSVSEIVAKWITSTGIDPSQLVDPTDTEFDHTRPTNDSLEVLNSSDEICNVDDVSQSNVEKPLSESLDTESEEKDSTNANICILERIKLLKGHFPYSLTTSVLLANICWEFAMSWNKDISQLKSLEAALCVLRQIPMKRMRHGVCCLLWSVHIKKRMEAVAKLINKLGKLPKERLCMQEIGLSDAQAVIFLQDCVTFLEIFIDSEMLEVGQNIVIKSEELWEVCTSGPQPFAALAISQAPAWYDLIMLHLQLANVLHMIAHFNLKVLKPLNNLFDSVVHPYFFQSMADKVMLTWYRDDKRDNLRTIFLCRIINASMDFIHQETIDGKMSSSMQAIQWMNKCQTLASIWKISNDELRIHQVCQLYVIGFDRLAEEVVTAVNDVEKLAEDLLPIAGRRMMAFLSKSPDLLEEVSRISPALTKYLESLDVPDVIYTNCSNDDTIELIRRVSRHLPETHSNYHLAQLMLDAVFIYEGTT; translated from the exons CAAGGTGGGATTCATTAGAACCAGATGAAgcaaaaaataaatttcatatgaTATGGTATGGTGAAGTTGCAAAAAAAGATGA TGAATGGATAACATCTGTAATCTGTTTACCATTATTGTCATTGGGTAAAGCTAGCAGCGGCACTAATCCAGATTGGACATGTATTATAGTTGGTTTTAATACTGGTTTTATCAAGTTTTACACAGAA acaGGTGCATTATTATTTGGAGAACAATTGCATAATGAACCAGTTGTGGGATTAAAATGTCAATCTTTTCGTTCACCTAAACATGTAGGTGATATTGGTTTGGCTGAAGAAGTTCATGTGACATATAATAGTGTTGTGTGTGTCTTGCAAGGTTTTCCCTTGTTTTCCACATTAAGAGCATGTAGAAATTATTTAGCTAGAG TTCAAGCAAACTGTGATGACCTACCACCTATTACAAATTTATCATATAAGAAATGGGGTTATAAAAGCCAAGATATTGTAAATGATTCAGAAGTAATTGGTACTACTTCTGTAAATAGCTTTGATCATCTGATGACAGCTTCAATTTGTGGCGGATATAACGCATCTTATAGATCTAGTGCACCACAGCATAATTTAGTTCTTGTAACTGGTAAACGTCCATTTGTTGGTTTTCATTATGCCTTAGAAGGTGGTTCAGCTCCAGTTTTATCAGATGTTGCAATAGCAATGGCCAGCAAATTAGCAAATGCTATTGGAACTGCTGTTCC TTGGCTTCCTCTTAATTGGGGAAATTCAAAACATCAGGCATCACTCGAAGCATCAAAAACTAGTACTCATGAACCAGTTGAACCAATGACTTGTAGGTTTGGCTTAAGTGATGTTATGAGAGAGGGTTATTCGATAATATCCAGTCCAAATAAAGCACTGTCAGTAATATTAGATACAATGGGCAGAGTATTATTAGTAGATAACAGATATTGCATAGCTACAAGAATGTGGAAAGGTTATAGAGATGCACAATGTGGTTGGATTGAAGTGGAGGAAGAAAAACATTCTGGAATGCACAAAACATTTACTAAGTTTAAACAGACTCCGCAATTGCGTTCTGCTTTCTTTTTAGTTATTTATGCTCCGAAAAAAGGTGTAATAGACATATGGAGTACTCAACAAGGTCCTAAAATTACTACATTTACTGCTAGTAAACATGGACG ATTACTTTATATCAATTATGGTCTTCTTGGTGTAAATGATAATGTACATCTATCAAAAAATAAACCACAATATTCGTGTGTATTTATGGATCCACTTGGAGGTTTGAAGGAAATTACAGTACCATTTCATTTTGCTCTTAATAGTAAAAATGGGAAGAGAGCACgtgatatacatatacttaaaaaattgaaaacatTTTTACGAGAAGAAGATTTTGAACATGAGAAATTAATATCAGAAATTGAGAGTGTGTGTTCAGATTTGAAGAGTAATGAAATAAAAGTACAAACATTGGAAATGTTAAtgtcaaataaaaatattattcctGATGCTTTACTCGCAGCTACAAATTGTTTCATCAAAAAACTAGATGAATATg aaaaagaagaaatggaACCTACAACAAAAACACTTTATTTATTAACAACACAGTTGCAGCAAATAATTAACTTTTATAAGCATATTAAATCTCAGTTTGATACACCAGAGTATAATGTTTCTATAGATGATAATAATACAAGTTTACCTTTGACTTTGTTAACTACTGAGAAAGAAATGCACAGAATTTTTGAATTGTTTAAAAAAGTAAATAGTTACACGTATTCAGATTCTAGCACAGAATGTAGAGTAAAATTTAAAGAGGATGGAAgaatatttttagattttttaTCTTGTTTCGAGTTTGGAACATCAGGATTTATAGATATTAAAAAAGACATAAAACCAGAAAAAGAACATCAGATTT CTCAATTAATGTATAAAGGCTGTGTATATTCGTATGATAGAATTGAGACATGGAAAGAAGTTGCTAAGAGTAGTAACATTCAACCATTTGTTTTCATGAAATTTGCTTTAATATACTGGCTCAATAAGAAACGGGACGTGTCTTTAGAACTAGAACTAAAACAATTTACGCAGCTCTTAAATGCTATTTGCTCAATAGCCA GTGTTAAAGAGATATGTgcagaatataatgaaatatcttTATGGTGGAAAAAGGTTCGTAATATTCTTTTGGATTCAACAAATCCATTTAATGCACTTACTGCTGCTTTGATGTGCAGAGCTGTTGCAATGTCTGTAGAAAAGTATAGAGAAAAGTGCAATAACAAAACTGAGGATAATAATGTTCAAGGAGAAAAAGGTATCAAAAATGAGAATAATGTGAAAGAGATAAAGCAGGATCAAGATTCTGTGAACAATTTAAAATCAGACGATGAAGCGTATAACTTGACAAATGAATGGGAAGATATTACTAAAGATACTTGTCAATTTACGTTGCTTATTGGAAATCTTGAGGATATTGCAATTTTAGATGCTATTGTAAG CCAAGAACCTCCATCAGATACTACAACGCAATTTTTTGCACTACCATTTGTAAAATTTGATATATCTTTAGGATCTGTTCTCTCAAAAGGGAAAG GTTCTGTATCGGAGATAGTTGCAAAATGGATTACTTCTACGGGTATTGACCCTTCTCAATTAGTTGATCCAACAGATACGGAATTCGATCACACACGTCCAACAAATGATTCTTTAGAAGTACTGAATTCTTCAGACGAAATTTGTAACGTCGACGATGTTTCACAATCTAATGTAGAAAAGCCTCTTTCAGAATCTCTTGATACAGAAAGTGAAGAGAAAGATAGTACAAATgctaatatatgtattttag aaagaattaaattattaaaaggtCACTTTCCATATAGTTTGACAACTAGTGTTCTGCTAGCTAATATCTGTTGGGAATTTGCTATGTCGTGGAATAAAGATATTTCGCAATTGAAGTCGCTCGAAGCTGCATTATGTGTTTTACGACAAATACCAATGAAACGTATGAGGCATG GTGTTTGTTGTTTATTATGGTCAGTTCATATAAAAAAACGAATGGAAGCAGttgcaaaattaattaataagcttGGAAAATTGCCAAAAGAGAGATTGTGTATGCAGGAAATTGGTTTATCTGATGCTCAAGCAGTTATATTTCTACAAGATTGCGTCacatttttagaaatattcatCGAT TCTGAAATGCTTGAAGTAGGACAGAATATTGTAATTAAATcagaagaactatgggaagtaTGCACTTCCGGCCCACAACCCTTTGCTGCATTAGCTATTTCTCAAGCACCCGCTTGGTACGATCTAATCATGTTACATCTACAATTAGCTAACGTCTTACATATGATAGCGCATTTTAATTTGAAAGTTCTAAAACCATTAAATAATTTGTTTGATTCTGTG GTACATCCATACTTCTTCCAATCAATGGCAGACAAAGTAATGCTAACATGGTACAGAGACGATAAAAGAGATAATTTAAGAACCATATTTTTATGCCGAATAATTAATGCATCAATGGATTTTATCCATCAAGAAACAATAGATGGTAAAATGAGTAGTTCGATGCAAGCTATTCAATGGATGAATAAATGTCAAACATTAGCATCTATTTGGAAAATAAGTAACGATGAACTAAGGATACATCAAGTTTGTCAATTATATGTGATTGGTTTTGATCGACTAGCAGAGGAA GTTGTTACAGCTGTAAACGATGTTGAGAAATTAGCAGAAGATCTTTTGCCGATTGCTGGAAGAAGAATGATGGCATTTCTTTCAAAATCACCTGATCTTTTAGAGGAAGTTTCTCGTATAAGTCCAGCTCTTACTAAATACTTGGAAAGTCTT GATGTGCCGGACGTAATTTACACGAATTGTTCGAACGATGACACTATTGAATTGATACGACGGGTCTCAAGACATTTACCCGAAACACACTCTAATTATCATCTTGCGCAATTAATGTTAGATGCGGTGTTTATTTACGAGGGAACGACATGA
- the LOC126919719 gene encoding rab3 GTPase-activating protein non-catalytic subunit isoform X2, with amino-acid sequence MSCQIKGIANLTNTSNIKELLFGDSTRRHDIPQDELPLQDCFISLSSTGDVLAMANNTKMIILISRWDSLEPDEAKNKFHMIWYGEVAKKDDEWITSVICLPLLSLGKASSGTNPDWTCIIVGFNTGFIKFYTETGALLFGEQLHNEPVVGLKCQSFRSPKHVGDIGLAEEVHVTYNSVVCVLQGFPLFSTLRACRNYLARVQANCDDLPPITNLSYKKWGYKSQDIVNDSEVIGTTSVNSFDHLMTASICGGYNASYRSSAPQHNLVLVTGKRPFVGFHYALEGGSAPVLSDVAIAMASKLANAIGTAVPWLPLNWGNSKHQASLEASKTSTHEPVEPMTCRFGLSDVMREGYSIISSPNKALSVILDTMGRVLLVDNRYCIATRMWKGYRDAQCGWIEVEEEKHSGMHKTFTKFKQTPQLRSAFFLVIYAPKKGVIDIWSTQQGPKITTFTASKHGRKNGKRARDIHILKKLKTFLREEDFEHEKLISEIESVCSDLKSNEIKVQTLEMLMSNKNIIPDALLAATNCFIKKLDEYEKEEMEPTTKTLYLLTTQLQQIINFYKHIKSQFDTPEYNVSIDDNNTSLPLTLLTTEKEMHRIFELFKKVNSYTYSDSSTECRVKFKEDGRIFLDFLSCFEFGTSGFIDIKKDIKPEKEHQISQLMYKGCVYSYDRIETWKEVAKSSNIQPFVFMKFALIYWLNKKRDVSLELELKQFTQLLNAICSIASVKEICAEYNEISLWWKKVRNILLDSTNPFNALTAALMCRAVAMSVEKYREKCNNKTEDNNVQGEKGIKNENNVKEIKQDQDSVNNLKSDDEAYNLTNEWEDITKDTCQFTLLIGNLEDIAILDAIVSQEPPSDTTTQFFALPFVKFDISLGSVLSKGKGSVSEIVAKWITSTGIDPSQLVDPTDTEFDHTRPTNDSLEVLNSSDEICNVDDVSQSNVEKPLSESLDTESEEKDSTNANICILERIKLLKGHFPYSLTTSVLLANICWEFAMSWNKDISQLKSLEAALCVLRQIPMKRMRHGVCCLLWSVHIKKRMEAVAKLINKLGKLPKERLCMQEIGLSDAQAVIFLQDCVTFLEIFIDSEMLEVGQNIVIKSEELWEVCTSGPQPFAALAISQAPAWYDLIMLHLQLANVLHMIAHFNLKVLKPLNNLFDSVVHPYFFQSMADKVMLTWYRDDKRDNLRTIFLCRIINASMDFIHQETIDGKMSSSMQAIQWMNKCQTLASIWKISNDELRIHQVCQLYVIGFDRLAEEVVTAVNDVEKLAEDLLPIAGRRMMAFLSKSPDLLEEVSRISPALTKYLESLDVPDVIYTNCSNDDTIELIRRVSRHLPETHSNYHLAQLMLDAVFIYEGTT; translated from the exons CAAGGTGGGATTCATTAGAACCAGATGAAgcaaaaaataaatttcatatgaTATGGTATGGTGAAGTTGCAAAAAAAGATGA TGAATGGATAACATCTGTAATCTGTTTACCATTATTGTCATTGGGTAAAGCTAGCAGCGGCACTAATCCAGATTGGACATGTATTATAGTTGGTTTTAATACTGGTTTTATCAAGTTTTACACAGAA acaGGTGCATTATTATTTGGAGAACAATTGCATAATGAACCAGTTGTGGGATTAAAATGTCAATCTTTTCGTTCACCTAAACATGTAGGTGATATTGGTTTGGCTGAAGAAGTTCATGTGACATATAATAGTGTTGTGTGTGTCTTGCAAGGTTTTCCCTTGTTTTCCACATTAAGAGCATGTAGAAATTATTTAGCTAGAG TTCAAGCAAACTGTGATGACCTACCACCTATTACAAATTTATCATATAAGAAATGGGGTTATAAAAGCCAAGATATTGTAAATGATTCAGAAGTAATTGGTACTACTTCTGTAAATAGCTTTGATCATCTGATGACAGCTTCAATTTGTGGCGGATATAACGCATCTTATAGATCTAGTGCACCACAGCATAATTTAGTTCTTGTAACTGGTAAACGTCCATTTGTTGGTTTTCATTATGCCTTAGAAGGTGGTTCAGCTCCAGTTTTATCAGATGTTGCAATAGCAATGGCCAGCAAATTAGCAAATGCTATTGGAACTGCTGTTCC TTGGCTTCCTCTTAATTGGGGAAATTCAAAACATCAGGCATCACTCGAAGCATCAAAAACTAGTACTCATGAACCAGTTGAACCAATGACTTGTAGGTTTGGCTTAAGTGATGTTATGAGAGAGGGTTATTCGATAATATCCAGTCCAAATAAAGCACTGTCAGTAATATTAGATACAATGGGCAGAGTATTATTAGTAGATAACAGATATTGCATAGCTACAAGAATGTGGAAAGGTTATAGAGATGCACAATGTGGTTGGATTGAAGTGGAGGAAGAAAAACATTCTGGAATGCACAAAACATTTACTAAGTTTAAACAGACTCCGCAATTGCGTTCTGCTTTCTTTTTAGTTATTTATGCTCCGAAAAAAGGTGTAATAGACATATGGAGTACTCAACAAGGTCCTAAAATTACTACATTTACTGCTAGTAAACATGGACG TAAAAATGGGAAGAGAGCACgtgatatacatatacttaaaaaattgaaaacatTTTTACGAGAAGAAGATTTTGAACATGAGAAATTAATATCAGAAATTGAGAGTGTGTGTTCAGATTTGAAGAGTAATGAAATAAAAGTACAAACATTGGAAATGTTAAtgtcaaataaaaatattattcctGATGCTTTACTCGCAGCTACAAATTGTTTCATCAAAAAACTAGATGAATATg aaaaagaagaaatggaACCTACAACAAAAACACTTTATTTATTAACAACACAGTTGCAGCAAATAATTAACTTTTATAAGCATATTAAATCTCAGTTTGATACACCAGAGTATAATGTTTCTATAGATGATAATAATACAAGTTTACCTTTGACTTTGTTAACTACTGAGAAAGAAATGCACAGAATTTTTGAATTGTTTAAAAAAGTAAATAGTTACACGTATTCAGATTCTAGCACAGAATGTAGAGTAAAATTTAAAGAGGATGGAAgaatatttttagattttttaTCTTGTTTCGAGTTTGGAACATCAGGATTTATAGATATTAAAAAAGACATAAAACCAGAAAAAGAACATCAGATTT CTCAATTAATGTATAAAGGCTGTGTATATTCGTATGATAGAATTGAGACATGGAAAGAAGTTGCTAAGAGTAGTAACATTCAACCATTTGTTTTCATGAAATTTGCTTTAATATACTGGCTCAATAAGAAACGGGACGTGTCTTTAGAACTAGAACTAAAACAATTTACGCAGCTCTTAAATGCTATTTGCTCAATAGCCA GTGTTAAAGAGATATGTgcagaatataatgaaatatcttTATGGTGGAAAAAGGTTCGTAATATTCTTTTGGATTCAACAAATCCATTTAATGCACTTACTGCTGCTTTGATGTGCAGAGCTGTTGCAATGTCTGTAGAAAAGTATAGAGAAAAGTGCAATAACAAAACTGAGGATAATAATGTTCAAGGAGAAAAAGGTATCAAAAATGAGAATAATGTGAAAGAGATAAAGCAGGATCAAGATTCTGTGAACAATTTAAAATCAGACGATGAAGCGTATAACTTGACAAATGAATGGGAAGATATTACTAAAGATACTTGTCAATTTACGTTGCTTATTGGAAATCTTGAGGATATTGCAATTTTAGATGCTATTGTAAG CCAAGAACCTCCATCAGATACTACAACGCAATTTTTTGCACTACCATTTGTAAAATTTGATATATCTTTAGGATCTGTTCTCTCAAAAGGGAAAG GTTCTGTATCGGAGATAGTTGCAAAATGGATTACTTCTACGGGTATTGACCCTTCTCAATTAGTTGATCCAACAGATACGGAATTCGATCACACACGTCCAACAAATGATTCTTTAGAAGTACTGAATTCTTCAGACGAAATTTGTAACGTCGACGATGTTTCACAATCTAATGTAGAAAAGCCTCTTTCAGAATCTCTTGATACAGAAAGTGAAGAGAAAGATAGTACAAATgctaatatatgtattttag aaagaattaaattattaaaaggtCACTTTCCATATAGTTTGACAACTAGTGTTCTGCTAGCTAATATCTGTTGGGAATTTGCTATGTCGTGGAATAAAGATATTTCGCAATTGAAGTCGCTCGAAGCTGCATTATGTGTTTTACGACAAATACCAATGAAACGTATGAGGCATG GTGTTTGTTGTTTATTATGGTCAGTTCATATAAAAAAACGAATGGAAGCAGttgcaaaattaattaataagcttGGAAAATTGCCAAAAGAGAGATTGTGTATGCAGGAAATTGGTTTATCTGATGCTCAAGCAGTTATATTTCTACAAGATTGCGTCacatttttagaaatattcatCGAT TCTGAAATGCTTGAAGTAGGACAGAATATTGTAATTAAATcagaagaactatgggaagtaTGCACTTCCGGCCCACAACCCTTTGCTGCATTAGCTATTTCTCAAGCACCCGCTTGGTACGATCTAATCATGTTACATCTACAATTAGCTAACGTCTTACATATGATAGCGCATTTTAATTTGAAAGTTCTAAAACCATTAAATAATTTGTTTGATTCTGTG GTACATCCATACTTCTTCCAATCAATGGCAGACAAAGTAATGCTAACATGGTACAGAGACGATAAAAGAGATAATTTAAGAACCATATTTTTATGCCGAATAATTAATGCATCAATGGATTTTATCCATCAAGAAACAATAGATGGTAAAATGAGTAGTTCGATGCAAGCTATTCAATGGATGAATAAATGTCAAACATTAGCATCTATTTGGAAAATAAGTAACGATGAACTAAGGATACATCAAGTTTGTCAATTATATGTGATTGGTTTTGATCGACTAGCAGAGGAA GTTGTTACAGCTGTAAACGATGTTGAGAAATTAGCAGAAGATCTTTTGCCGATTGCTGGAAGAAGAATGATGGCATTTCTTTCAAAATCACCTGATCTTTTAGAGGAAGTTTCTCGTATAAGTCCAGCTCTTACTAAATACTTGGAAAGTCTT GATGTGCCGGACGTAATTTACACGAATTGTTCGAACGATGACACTATTGAATTGATACGACGGGTCTCAAGACATTTACCCGAAACACACTCTAATTATCATCTTGCGCAATTAATGTTAGATGCGGTGTTTATTTACGAGGGAACGACATGA